A genome region from Chlorobaculum tepidum TLS includes the following:
- a CDS encoding NAD(P)/FAD-dependent oxidoreductase, whose amino-acid sequence MKKVLILGGGIAGVAAAIAFRKRGFEVEVVSDREFLFIYPIAIWIPVGTERFRNVAFPLEKVARKHGFSLTLDTVTAINASRDSVTLEKAGQRSDFDFLVIALGSDKMKHEGIEHTLSICGAPEHSIRLKEKIDALIERGHGKIAFGFGGNPKDPSAVRGGPGFELFFNLHHKLTKLGIRDNFEMTFFAPMAQPGAKMGQKALDMMAVMFKAKNFRQRYGKKITRFEVDGVVFEDGSKLESDLTMFIPAGSGHSVFRNSDLPLSEAGFVKIDDFCRVVGVDGWYAVGDSAALEGPEWKAKQGHIAEFMADCAANNCLAEHFGHQEPMRGYQEHLNVLCVMDTGDGAGFVYRTGHSEMFIPMPVVGHWLKKAWGYYYKLSKMKYIPRIPGM is encoded by the coding sequence GTGAAAAAAGTACTGATTCTTGGTGGAGGTATTGCCGGTGTTGCAGCAGCCATCGCGTTCCGCAAGCGAGGGTTCGAGGTCGAGGTGGTCTCCGATCGGGAATTTCTGTTCATCTACCCGATTGCCATCTGGATTCCGGTCGGCACGGAGCGGTTCAGGAACGTGGCCTTTCCGCTGGAAAAAGTCGCCCGGAAGCACGGCTTTTCGCTGACGCTTGACACGGTGACGGCCATCAACGCCAGCCGCGATTCGGTCACGCTTGAAAAAGCAGGCCAACGCAGCGACTTCGATTTTCTGGTGATCGCACTCGGTTCAGACAAGATGAAGCACGAAGGTATCGAGCACACGCTCTCGATCTGCGGCGCACCGGAGCACTCGATTCGCCTGAAGGAGAAGATCGACGCCCTCATCGAACGTGGCCACGGCAAGATCGCCTTCGGCTTTGGCGGCAATCCTAAAGACCCGAGCGCAGTGCGTGGCGGCCCTGGCTTCGAGCTGTTTTTCAACCTGCACCACAAACTGACGAAACTCGGGATTCGGGACAATTTCGAAATGACCTTCTTCGCCCCAATGGCACAGCCTGGTGCAAAGATGGGCCAGAAGGCGCTCGACATGATGGCCGTGATGTTCAAGGCGAAGAATTTCCGCCAGCGCTACGGCAAGAAGATCACGCGCTTCGAGGTAGACGGAGTGGTGTTCGAGGATGGCAGCAAGCTTGAGAGCGATCTGACGATGTTCATCCCGGCAGGCTCAGGCCATAGCGTTTTCAGAAATTCCGACCTTCCGCTGAGCGAGGCTGGGTTCGTCAAAATCGACGACTTCTGTCGCGTGGTCGGTGTGGATGGCTGGTACGCCGTCGGCGATTCAGCGGCGCTCGAAGGGCCGGAGTGGAAGGCCAAGCAGGGCCACATCGCGGAGTTTATGGCCGACTGCGCGGCCAACAACTGCCTCGCCGAACACTTCGGCCATCAGGAGCCGATGCGCGGTTATCAGGAGCACCTGAATGTCCTCTGCGTCATGGACACCGGCGACGGCGCAGGCTTCGTCTACCGAACCGGTCACAGCGAAATGTTCATTCCGATGCCGGTAGTCGGTCACTGGCTGAAAAAAGCGTGGGGGTATTATTACAAGTTGTCGAAGATGAAATACATTCCGAGGATTCCGGGGATGTGA
- the lipA gene encoding lipoyl synthase gives MNSGPGKKPDWLKIKLASGSSFASTRKLLNRHSLHTVCRSAMCPNLHECWSKGTATFLLLGNVCTRSCRFCAVGTECRPAMPDPEEPSKIAEAVKTMKLRHAVLTSVNRDDLADGGATHWVETIRAIREVNPGVSLECLIPDFSGNEQSLDLVMQELPEVLNHNIETVPSRYAAVRPQALYERSLAVIERAKRQFRLATKSGMMVGMGETEEELEASLHDLRGHGCDMVTIGQYLQPTAAHLPVSRYVTPEEFERYREIALDAGFRHVQSGPFVRSSYHAEAFEPVEKIS, from the coding sequence ATGAACTCTGGTCCCGGAAAGAAACCCGACTGGCTCAAGATCAAGCTCGCTTCGGGCTCGTCGTTTGCTTCGACGCGCAAGCTGCTGAACCGGCACAGCCTCCACACGGTGTGCCGCTCGGCGATGTGCCCGAACCTGCACGAGTGCTGGTCGAAAGGCACGGCCACCTTCCTCTTGCTCGGCAACGTCTGCACCCGCTCCTGCCGTTTTTGCGCGGTCGGAACGGAATGCCGGCCGGCTATGCCCGATCCGGAGGAGCCGTCGAAGATCGCCGAGGCGGTGAAAACGATGAAGCTCCGCCACGCCGTGCTAACCAGCGTCAACCGTGACGATCTCGCCGATGGCGGTGCAACGCACTGGGTTGAAACCATCCGCGCGATTCGCGAAGTGAACCCCGGCGTGAGTCTCGAATGTCTCATTCCCGACTTCAGCGGCAATGAACAGTCGCTCGATTTGGTGATGCAGGAGCTCCCGGAGGTGCTGAATCACAACATCGAAACCGTGCCGTCACGCTACGCCGCCGTGCGCCCGCAAGCCTTGTACGAACGCTCGCTTGCGGTGATCGAGCGGGCGAAGCGCCAGTTCCGGCTCGCCACCAAGTCCGGCATGATGGTCGGCATGGGTGAAACGGAGGAGGAGCTCGAAGCGTCGCTGCACGACCTGCGAGGTCACGGCTGTGACATGGTGACTATCGGCCAGTACCTGCAACCAACCGCCGCGCATCTGCCGGTGAGCCGCTACGTGACGCCCGAAGAGTTCGAGCGCTACCGCGAAATCGCGCTCGACGCCGGATTCCGGCACGTTCAGTCGGGCCCCTTCGTGCGCAGTTCGTACCACGCCGAGGCATTCGAGCCAGTTGAAAAAATTTCCTGA
- a CDS encoding DUF3298 and DUF4163 domain-containing protein: MKKLFAVFLVFVAMALLPVLASAKSASGPLAFGLYRYEQHSKINAETYWKCDYPVFERSKAGDIINAAILKAVISQAPSPDSKPAAASIEAAASAFIKECDEQMKDAQAHSWAWQSETSGEVLLDRPGMVTVSIFTYAFTGGAHGMSVTQYLIFDTATGRPLGLNDLFKPGFEAMLDKLIERRFRQMRGLSATDPLNGEKGGLFENKITHNENFAVTGSGIRFLYNQYEIAPYAAGQITVDLSFDELKGILKPLPALKPIKP; this comes from the coding sequence ATGAAAAAGCTTTTCGCTGTTTTTTTGGTTTTTGTCGCCATGGCACTGCTGCCCGTACTTGCTTCCGCAAAATCTGCTTCCGGGCCGCTCGCTTTCGGTCTTTACCGTTACGAACAGCACTCGAAAATCAATGCCGAGACCTACTGGAAATGCGACTATCCGGTATTCGAACGCTCGAAAGCTGGCGACATCATCAATGCGGCGATCCTGAAAGCGGTCATAAGCCAAGCCCCTTCGCCTGACTCGAAACCGGCGGCAGCGAGCATCGAAGCAGCGGCGAGCGCTTTCATCAAAGAGTGCGACGAGCAGATGAAAGATGCGCAGGCGCACTCCTGGGCGTGGCAATCAGAAACCAGCGGCGAGGTGCTGCTCGACCGGCCCGGCATGGTGACAGTTTCGATCTTTACTTACGCCTTCACCGGCGGCGCACACGGCATGAGCGTCACACAATACCTGATTTTTGATACCGCCACCGGCAGGCCGCTTGGCCTGAACGACCTGTTCAAGCCGGGATTCGAGGCAATGCTCGACAAGCTGATCGAGCGCCGATTCCGGCAGATGCGGGGCCTGTCGGCAACTGACCCGCTCAACGGTGAAAAGGGAGGACTGTTCGAGAACAAAATCACGCATAACGAGAACTTTGCCGTGACCGGTTCCGGCATCCGTTTCCTCTACAATCAGTACGAAATCGCTCCCTACGCCGCCGGTCAGATCACGGTCGATCTCTCTTTCGATGAGCTGAAAGGCATCCTTAAACCTTTGCCAGCACTCAAACCGATCAAGCCATGA
- a CDS encoding SDR family oxidoreductase, with amino-acid sequence MKPPFNGTVLVAGATGRTGQLVVRRLQAHGIDFRLFVQSGQKAIELLGPEIVDKLVIGSVLSDQEVEAAVRNIDAVICAIGGNVMNPDAPPPSAIDRDGVIRLATAAKAAGVETFVLISSLGVTHPEHPLNKYGRVLDMKLAGEDAVRKLYGEAGFRYTILRPGGLLNGPAFRHELRFDTGDKISGLIDRGDVAEAAVISLWHPKAKNKTFELIKAGDEEVTQTSLEGFFEGL; translated from the coding sequence ATGAAACCACCATTCAATGGCACTGTCCTCGTGGCAGGAGCGACCGGCAGAACTGGTCAGTTGGTTGTCCGGAGACTCCAGGCACACGGCATCGATTTCCGGCTTTTTGTGCAGTCGGGCCAGAAAGCGATCGAGCTGCTCGGCCCTGAAATTGTTGACAAACTCGTCATCGGATCGGTGCTCAGTGATCAGGAGGTCGAGGCTGCTGTCCGGAATATCGACGCTGTCATTTGTGCCATTGGCGGCAACGTGATGAATCCCGACGCTCCCCCGCCATCTGCCATCGATCGCGATGGCGTGATCCGCCTCGCCACGGCGGCAAAAGCGGCGGGCGTCGAAACCTTCGTGCTCATCAGCTCGCTCGGGGTCACCCATCCAGAGCACCCGCTCAACAAGTATGGTCGCGTGCTTGATATGAAACTCGCGGGTGAAGACGCCGTTCGTAAGCTTTACGGAGAAGCTGGATTCCGCTACACCATTCTCCGTCCCGGCGGCCTCCTCAACGGCCCCGCGTTCCGGCACGAGCTGCGCTTTGACACCGGCGACAAAATCAGCGGCTTGATCGATCGCGGCGACGTCGCCGAAGCCGCAGTGATTTCGTTGTGGCACCCTAAAGCGAAGAATAAAACGTTCGAGCTGATCAAGGCTGGAGATGAAGAGGTAACGCAGACCTCGCTGGAGGGATTTTTCGAGGGATTGTAG
- a CDS encoding NmrA family NAD(P)-binding protein yields MHFVITGSLGHIGKPLAIQLSKEGHAVTVVSSNTERIKEIESIGAKAAIGSVEDPGFLTETFRGADAVFTMVPPNMNAADWKAWIAGIGKNYVAAIKESGVKHVVNLSSIGAHMVDKCGPVSGLSQVELAMDEMKGVNVHHLRAGYFYTNFLNSIGQIKNQGIITGNYMPDLKMVLVHPADIADIAARALKDESYLGRGFSYIASDEKTPAEIVTILGKATGRMDLKWVERTDKEEYDDLIAIGLPEEIAKNYTEMGAALRSGDMNADYFRNRPVMAGWRTFDSFMPEFIATYNA; encoded by the coding sequence ATGCATTTTGTCATTACCGGTTCATTGGGCCACATCGGCAAACCGCTTGCAATTCAGTTGAGCAAAGAAGGCCACGCAGTGACGGTCGTCAGCAGCAACACCGAAAGAATAAAGGAGATCGAGTCGATCGGCGCCAAAGCGGCCATCGGCAGTGTGGAAGATCCCGGATTCCTCACCGAGACCTTCCGAGGCGCGGACGCCGTTTTTACGATGGTACCGCCGAATATGAATGCCGCTGACTGGAAAGCCTGGATCGCCGGAATCGGCAAGAATTATGTGGCGGCCATCAAAGAGTCGGGTGTCAAACACGTGGTGAACTTGAGCAGCATCGGTGCCCATATGGTCGATAAATGCGGTCCGGTCAGCGGTCTTTCACAGGTCGAATTGGCTATGGACGAAATGAAAGGTGTGAACGTCCACCATCTGAGGGCAGGCTACTTTTACACCAACTTCCTGAACAGCATTGGTCAGATCAAAAATCAGGGTATCATCACCGGTAACTACATGCCCGATCTGAAAATGGTGCTGGTGCATCCGGCAGACATCGCCGATATCGCCGCCAGGGCGCTCAAGGATGAATCGTACCTCGGCAGAGGCTTCAGCTACATTGCCAGTGACGAAAAAACTCCGGCTGAGATCGTCACCATACTCGGCAAGGCAACCGGCAGAATGGATCTCAAATGGGTTGAACGCACCGACAAGGAAGAATACGATGACCTGATCGCTATCGGCCTGCCAGAGGAGATCGCCAAAAATTATACCGAAATGGGAGCCGCCCTGCGGTCAGGAGATATGAATGCGGACTATTTCCGCAACCGTCCGGTCATGGCCGGCTGGAGAACGTTTGATTCGTTTATGCCCGAATTTATCGCGACCTACAACGCGTGA
- a CDS encoding phosphate acetyltransferase produces MPIDAMSDRNHAFASDEPPEIQVHPHDRYHAVIKKCASLPPLVTAVVHPVDSQVLSAVSDAVMEKLITPLLVGPAGRIEKAADEAGIDLSKWQVIDTPHSHAAAEKAVELAAAREVGAIMKGSLHTDELLGPIVARGSGLRTGRRLSHAYVMDTAGYHKWLIVTDAVVNISPDLCAKADICRNAVDAWVALTGESCLPKIAVLAAVEVVNAAMQATLDAAALCKMAERGQITGCIIDGPLAFDNAISRQAAKEKHIVSQVAGDADILLAPDIEAGNILAKQLTFISHADAAGVVMGAKVPVILTSRADNLRTRLLSCALAVLVQRAKEEGRIK; encoded by the coding sequence ATGCCTATCGACGCCATGAGCGACAGAAACCACGCTTTTGCAAGTGATGAACCGCCGGAAATTCAGGTGCATCCGCACGACCGCTACCATGCCGTGATCAAAAAATGCGCCTCACTGCCGCCACTCGTGACCGCCGTGGTGCACCCGGTTGATAGTCAGGTGTTATCCGCCGTGTCCGATGCAGTGATGGAAAAGCTGATCACTCCTCTACTGGTAGGGCCAGCCGGACGCATCGAAAAAGCGGCTGATGAAGCGGGAATCGATCTATCGAAGTGGCAGGTTATCGACACGCCGCACAGCCATGCTGCCGCGGAAAAGGCGGTCGAGCTGGCGGCTGCGAGAGAGGTTGGCGCCATCATGAAAGGCTCGCTGCACACCGACGAACTGCTCGGGCCGATTGTTGCTCGCGGATCGGGCCTGCGCACCGGGCGGCGGTTGTCACACGCCTATGTGATGGACACCGCTGGATACCACAAATGGCTTATCGTCACCGACGCTGTGGTGAATATTTCCCCCGATCTCTGCGCAAAAGCCGACATCTGCCGCAACGCCGTCGATGCATGGGTTGCGTTGACAGGGGAGAGCTGCTTGCCGAAAATCGCCGTGCTGGCCGCCGTTGAGGTGGTCAATGCCGCCATGCAGGCGACGCTTGACGCGGCAGCTCTGTGCAAAATGGCCGAGCGCGGCCAGATCACCGGCTGCATCATCGATGGACCGCTAGCCTTCGACAACGCCATCAGCCGCCAGGCAGCCAAGGAGAAGCACATCGTCTCACAGGTCGCGGGTGATGCGGACATTCTGCTTGCGCCGGACATCGAGGCGGGCAACATCCTCGCCAAGCAGCTCACCTTCATCAGCCACGCCGATGCCGCAGGTGTCGTTATGGGCGCGAAAGTGCCGGTCATTCTCACCAGCCGAGCGGACAATCTCAGGACAAGGCTGCTTTCATGCGCGTTGGCTGTTCTGGTGCAGCGGGCAAAGGAAGAGGGGAGGATAAAATAA
- the bciC gene encoding chlorophyllide a hydrolase BciC, with the protein MHTIPAPFQIYAYWAIALIIGLAFFRKDVTAPNPPFDKRRIGLLVFSVVILVLNAYIYSNSTTDGGRMLDPWSALIFSVGNGIAETFMFYAVFRLGQSLVGKFTQNQWAGFLVGFLFFMSYSGLIHGLFWLNILPEHVVQTSPFKPFFMPTQLLIALSWALSFFWYRDLRTVFFLHAVVDLTMIMNVKFSMFP; encoded by the coding sequence ATGCACACCATTCCGGCGCCTTTTCAGATTTATGCTTACTGGGCCATCGCCCTCATCATCGGGCTTGCCTTCTTTCGGAAAGATGTCACCGCACCCAATCCGCCATTCGATAAACGCCGTATCGGCCTGCTTGTCTTTTCGGTTGTAATTCTCGTTCTGAACGCCTACATCTACTCCAACTCGACCACCGATGGCGGCCGGATGCTCGACCCCTGGAGCGCGCTCATCTTCAGCGTTGGCAACGGCATCGCAGAGACATTCATGTTCTACGCCGTGTTCCGTCTTGGTCAGTCGCTTGTCGGCAAATTCACCCAAAACCAGTGGGCAGGCTTTCTCGTAGGTTTTCTTTTTTTCATGAGCTACAGCGGCCTGATTCACGGGCTTTTCTGGCTGAACATTCTGCCGGAGCACGTTGTACAGACCAGCCCGTTCAAGCCTTTTTTCATGCCGACCCAACTCTTGATCGCCCTCTCCTGGGCGCTCTCGTTCTTCTGGTACCGTGACCTGCGCACCGTGTTTTTCCTGCACGCCGTCGTTGACCTGACCATGATTATGAACGTGAAGTTCTCGATGTTTCCATGA
- a CDS encoding ADP-polyphosphate phosphotransferase — MKLDLDAFRIQPGKKPNLAKRPTRIDPVYRSKGEYHELLANHVAELSKLQNVLYADNRYAILLIFQAMDAAGKDSAIKHVMSGVNPQGCQVYSFKHPSATELEHDFLWRTNCVLPERGRIGIFNRSYYEEVLVVRVHPEILEMQNIPHNLAHNGKVWDHRYRSIVSHEQHLHCNGTRIVKFYLHLSKEEQRKRFLERIDDPNKNWKFSTADLEERKFWDQYMEAYESCLQETSTKDSPWFAVPADDKKNARLIVSRIVLDTLESLNLKYPEPSPERRKELLDIRKRLENPENGK, encoded by the coding sequence ATGAAATTAGATCTCGACGCTTTCAGGATTCAGCCGGGCAAAAAGCCGAATCTCGCCAAACGGCCAACCCGGATTGATCCGGTGTACCGCTCGAAAGGGGAGTACCACGAACTTCTGGCCAACCATGTCGCAGAGTTGAGCAAACTTCAGAATGTTCTTTATGCGGACAACCGCTATGCCATACTGCTGATTTTTCAGGCTATGGATGCTGCCGGAAAGGACAGCGCCATCAAGCATGTGATGTCGGGCGTCAATCCGCAGGGATGCCAGGTTTACAGCTTCAAGCATCCGTCAGCCACGGAACTCGAACACGATTTTCTCTGGCGAACCAACTGCGTCCTGCCTGAACGGGGCCGAATCGGTATTTTCAACCGCTCTTATTACGAGGAGGTACTTGTCGTCCGGGTACATCCGGAAATTCTTGAAATGCAGAACATCCCTCACAATCTTGCCCATAACGGCAAAGTGTGGGATCACCGGTACCGCTCAATTGTCAGCCACGAACAGCATCTTCACTGCAACGGTACTCGTATTGTCAAGTTTTATCTGCATTTGTCGAAGGAGGAGCAGCGCAAGCGCTTTCTTGAGCGGATCGATGACCCAAACAAAAACTGGAAATTCAGTACCGCCGATCTCGAAGAGCGGAAATTCTGGGATCAGTACATGGAGGCGTACGAGTCTTGCCTCCAGGAGACCAGCACTAAAGATTCTCCGTGGTTCGCAGTTCCGGCTGACGATAAAAAGAATGCACGCCTGATCGTTTCGCGCATCGTGCTCGACACGCTCGAAAGCCTCAATCTCAAATATCCCGAGCCCAGCCCGGAACGCCGCAAAGAGCTGCTCGATATTCGCAAGCGGCTCGAAAATCCGGAGAACGGAAAGTGA